In Hydra vulgaris chromosome 06, alternate assembly HydraT2T_AEP, a genomic segment contains:
- the LOC136080999 gene encoding uncharacterized protein LOC136080999: protein MTDLNVDFSRIQSYSTSKSLEVHLIEEVRRFPCLWDTTTRSYKETPLKIEAWRQISALLNVEEKILTSTWTKLRENFRRCLNRQKKATMSGAGGDQLPSCQFFTELMFLKDVIGVKMTSSNIKCDIFATQPPVEHIAFENIDNTIKASSSRDNLTLTENETVVSSIHHHK, encoded by the exons atgACCGATTTAAACGTCGATTTTTCAAGAATACAAAGTTATTCTACAAGCAAGAGCTTGGAAGTTCATTTGATAGAAGAAGTGAGAAGGTTTCCGTGTCTATGGGATACTACAACTCGCTCATATAAAGAAACACCTTTAAAAATTGAAGCATGGAGGCAGATATCTGCTTTATTAAATGTAGAAG aaaaaattttgacttcaaCATGGACAAAGCTAAGAGAAAATTTTCGTAGATGCTTAAACCGCCAAAAGAAGGCTACCATGTCTGGAGCTGGTGGAGATCAACTACCCTCATGTCAATTCTTTACagaattaatgtttttgaaagaTGTCATTGGGGTAAAAATGACTAGTTCAAACATAAAATGCGACATTTTTGCAACACAGCCTCCAGTTGAACACAttgcttttgaaaatatagacaATACGATTAAAGCATCAAGTTCGAGAGATAATTTGACTTTAACGGAAAATGAAACAGTTGTAAGTTCAATTCATCACCACAAATGA
- the LOC136081313 gene encoding uncharacterized protein LOC136081313 — translation MTPTKYEHLLSLIAPAITKSSLRRETIGASERLMVTLRKIFGGTSQIDLAGMFRISPTSVGRIINETCIAIWTILLAKEYINYPKSEDEWKAIENEFEKKWNFSNCIGAIDGKHVVMQAPSRSGSFYFNYKKSHSIVLMAICNANYEFTFIDIGDTGRNSDGGVFKNSKIGIAFESNLLHIPEPKKPNGSNVKLPYVLIGDEAFPLKNYLMKPYPKEILSLKERIYNYRLSRARRIIENTFGILAARCRIFCKPIIANEKTVINVTKAATALHNYLMHGRQFEPLNQYCPLGFVDCETSSGLLAGEWRSNVSNYQGITTLQKQLGSNNYSRDAKAVRELFRDFFNSPQEQVPWQYDMVSRTQNTFD, via the coding sequence atGACACCTACAAAGTATGAACATTTGTTAAGCTTAATTGCACCAGCGATTACAAAATCTTCTCTCAGACGTGAAACAATTGGAGCTAGTGAAAGATTAATGGTCactttgagaaaaatttttggAGGCACTTCACAAATAGATTTAGCTGGTATGTTTCGAATAAGTCCGACTTCCGTAGGAAGAATAATAAACGAAACCTGTATTGCTATATGGACTATTTTGCTGGCTAAAGAATATATTAATTATCCAAAAAGCGAAGATGAATGGAAAGCTATAGAAAATGAGTTTGAGAAGAAATGGAACTTCTCCAATTGCATAGGGGCTATTGATGGGAAACATGTTGTTATGCAAGCCCCTTCAAGATCAGGGTCATTCtactttaattacaaaaaatctcACTCAATTGTTTTGATGGCTATTTGCAATGCAAACTATGAATTCACATTTATTGACATTGGAGATACTGGTAGAAATAGTGATGGTGGTGTattcaaaaatagtaaaataggAATTGCTTTTGAATCAAACTTATTGCATATCCCAGAACCTAAAAAGCCAAATGGTTCAAATGTAAAACTCCCCTACGTTCTTATTGGAGATGAGGCATTTCCtctcaaaaactatttaatgaaACCATATCCTAAGGAAATATTGTCTTTAAAAGaaagaatatataattatagattGTCACGTGCTCGTAGAATAATAGAAAATACTTTTGGGATTCTGGCAGCTAGATGCagaattttttgcaaaccaattATTGCAAACGAAAAAACTGTAATTAATGTTACTAAAGCTGCAACTGCTCTGCATAACTACCTTATGCATGGTCGTCAGTTTGAACCTTTAAATCAATATTGCCCTTTAGGATTTGTGGATTGCGAAACATCCTCTGGTTTGCTAGCTGGAGAATGGCGAAGCAATGTTTCAAATTACCAAGGGATAACaactttacaaaaacaattaggCTCAAATAATTATTCTCGTGATGCAAAAGCAGTAAGAGAATTATTTCGAGACTTCTTTAATTCTCCTCAAGAACAGGTTCCATGGCAATATGATATGGTTTCCCGTACTCAAAATACATTTGATTAA
- the LOC101238147 gene encoding bis(5'-adenosyl)-triphosphatase ENPP4 isoform X2: MIIILIYLSKILLSECTFHVNAENVNTKQNLNTTVVIFAFSGLRWDLMKEFDMSGLQELANKGIFVSRKTDAFQTESLPSFITMSTGNYPETHGIVSNIMMDLATKEIFDATSKNSSWWKDVHPVWIENQLQGKFSALCYWPTHKVNFNGSVNVTYSCNNSKYKDPFEELLTGKDNLGFVMPFAERVDQAKKWLNLKDRRPTFIGIYFEEPYFTISKYGFKSNKTRTIMSEINNLVKNFSLYLSDHNDKDINIIVTGEAGFTELQRGKEIFLDDYLHIPFKIIDNGPITSVFAEDQSTLLFLTKKLKTVSQHMKLYNGSKLPDTLHFSYLKRTMPIVLVAEEHWRIYPKRIVDNKKVMMGFHGKYQSTHTLFISQGPSFVKNLSLESIGNTDIYALVCRMLGIEPRINKSNMTIVNRMLKHVIKYEETKKTHQKNEESIANIKINNQYNITLNNSQSNSHVGKDSWIKYISKKVTTPFQVTITIIFSLLILFGVIYIIICTTFKTMFCFTKKNALVRANLSMRIDLKKTKNVSKDVQRLLQSDDEEELSIELDK; this comes from the coding sequence atGATTATCATACTCATTTAcctaagtaaaattttattgtctgAATGTACATTCCACGTCAATGCCGAAAATGTTAATACAAAGCAAAACCTTAACACGACGGTTGTTATTTTTGCATTCAGTGGATTACGATGGGATTTAATGAAAGAATTCGATATGTCGGGTTTACAAGAACTGGCAAATAAAGGTATTTTTGTCAGCAGAAAAACTGACGCGTTTCAGACCGAGTCATTGCCATCATTTATCACCATGTCAACTGGTAACTATCCAGAAACACACGGGATTGTTTCAAACATCATGATGGATCTTGcaacaaaagaaatatttgatgCAACTTCAAAAAATTCGTCTTGGTGGAAAGATGTTCATCCCGTTTGGATAGAAAATCAATTACAAGGAAAGTTTAGCGCTCTTTGTTATTGGCCAACACACAAAGTTAACTTTAACGGTTCTGTAAATGTGACGTATAGTTGCAACAACAGTAAATATAAAGATCCCTTTGAAGAATTGCTGACAGGAAAAGACAACTTAGGTTTTGTAATGCCGTTTGCTGAGAGAGTTGACCAGgcaaaaaaatggttaaatttGAAAGATAGAAGACCAACATTTATAGGTATATATTTTGAAGAGCCATATTTCACTATatcaaaatatggttttaaatcaaacaaaacaagAACAATAATGAGTGAAATTAATAATTTGGTAaagaatttttctttatatttgaGTGATCATAAtgataaagatataaatattatagtGACAGGAGAAGCTGGTTTTACTGAGTTGCAACGCGGTAAAGAAATATTTCTTGATGATTATTTACACATcccttttaaaataattgataatgGCCCAATTACGTCTGTTTTTGCTGAAGACCAGAGTACGCTGctatttttaaccaaaaaattgaaaacagtAAGTCAACATATGAAATTATACAACGGATCAAAATTACCAGATACTttgcatttttcatatttaaaaagaacGATGCCAATTGTATTAGTTGCTGAAGAGCATTGGCGAATATATCCTAAAAGAATTGTTGATAATAAAAAGGTGATGATGGGCTTCCACGGTAAATATCAGTCCACTCATACGTTATTCATTTCTCAAGGACCTTCTTTTGTCAAAAATCTTAGTTTAGAGTCTATTGGTAATACGGATATATACGCCCTTGTTTGTCGGATGTTAGGAATAGAACCTAGAATAAACAAAAGTAACATGACAATTGTCAATCGAATGCTTAAACATGTTATAAAGTacgaagaaacaaaaaaaacgcaccaaaaaaatgaagaaagcattgccaacataaaaataaacaatcaatATAACATAACACTTAACAACAGTCAATCAAATTCACATGTCGGAAAAGACTCTTGGATAAAGTATATatctaaaaaagtaacaactccTTTTCAAGTCACCAtcactattattttttcattacttaTTCTCTTTGgagtaatttatattattatttgtacaacatttaaaacaatgttttgtttCACAAAGAAAAATGCTTTAGTTAGAGCAAACTTATCAATGCgtattgatttgaaaaaaacaaaaaacgtaagCAAAGATGTCCAACGATTGCTACAAAGTGACGATGAAGAAGAACTATCAATCGagttagataaataa